In a single window of the Atlantibacter hermannii genome:
- the arcB_2 gene encoding aerobic respiration control protein (bifunctional two-component sensor kinase/response regulator), with protein sequence MRTPLNGIVGLSRILLDTDLTPEQHKYLQTIHVSAVTLGHIFNDIIDMDKIERRKVQLDNQPIDFTGFLADLENLSGLQAQQKGLRFVMEPALPLPHKVITDGTRLRQIIWNLISNAVKFTQKGQVTVRVSYENGMLRFEVEDSGIGIPQSEQDKIFAMYYQVKDSHGGKPATGTGIGLAVSRRLAKNMGGDITVSSHPGKGSVFTPDGAGTACGGRN encoded by the coding sequence TTGCGTACGCCGCTTAACGGCATCGTCGGCCTTAGCCGTATTCTGCTGGATACGGATCTGACGCCGGAACAGCATAAATATCTGCAAACCATTCACGTCTCTGCCGTTACGCTTGGGCATATTTTTAACGACATCATCGACATGGATAAAATCGAGCGCCGTAAAGTGCAGCTTGATAACCAGCCGATTGATTTCACCGGTTTCCTCGCGGATCTTGAAAACCTCTCCGGGCTACAGGCTCAGCAAAAAGGCCTGCGGTTTGTGATGGAGCCGGCGCTGCCGCTGCCGCATAAAGTCATCACCGACGGAACGCGCCTGCGCCAGATTATCTGGAACCTGATTAGCAACGCGGTGAAATTCACCCAGAAAGGCCAGGTTACCGTGCGGGTCAGTTATGAAAACGGCATGCTGCGGTTTGAAGTGGAAGATTCCGGTATCGGTATTCCTCAAAGCGAGCAGGATAAAATTTTCGCCATGTACTATCAGGTGAAAGACAGCCATGGCGGTAAACCTGCTACCGGCACCGGCATTGGCCTGGCGGTATCACGCCGACTGGCGAAAAACATGGGTGGCGATATTACCGTTAGCAGTCATCCCGGCAAGGGCTCGGTATTTACCCCTGACGGTGCAGGCACCGCGTGTGGCGGAAGAAATTGA
- the arcB_3 gene encoding aerobic respiration control protein (bifunctional two-component sensor kinase/response regulator): MKQIRMLAQYYVDLLVKLGLVRFSLLLALALVILAMVVQMAVTMVLHGRVESIDVIRSIFFGLLITPWAVYFLSVVVEQLEESRQRLSKLVDKLEEMRERDLKLTVQLKDNINQLNQQNAEREKAEAGRQKVLEQLTVEMKEREVTQIQLEQQSSFLRSFLDASPDLVFYRNEDKAFSGCNRAMELLTGKSEKQLIGLQPHDVYAPEAAEKVIETDEKVFRHNVSLTYEQWLDYPDGRKACFEIRKVPYYDRVGKRHGLMGFGRDITERKRYQDALERRAAIRRPLSQQSVMSCVRRLTASSALAVFCWIRI; this comes from the coding sequence ATGAAGCAAATCCGTATGTTGGCTCAGTATTACGTTGATCTGTTGGTCAAACTTGGCCTGGTTCGTTTTTCTCTTTTACTGGCGCTGGCCCTGGTAATACTGGCGATGGTCGTGCAAATGGCGGTGACCATGGTGTTGCATGGCCGGGTCGAAAGCATTGATGTCATTCGCTCCATCTTTTTCGGTTTATTGATCACGCCGTGGGCGGTCTATTTCCTGTCTGTGGTCGTTGAACAACTGGAAGAGTCGCGCCAGCGTCTGTCAAAGCTGGTGGATAAGCTTGAGGAGATGCGCGAGCGCGATCTGAAACTCACTGTCCAGTTAAAAGACAACATAAACCAGCTTAACCAGCAAAACGCCGAGCGAGAAAAGGCGGAAGCCGGGCGCCAGAAGGTGCTGGAGCAGCTCACCGTTGAGATGAAAGAGCGTGAAGTCACGCAAATCCAGCTGGAGCAGCAATCGTCGTTTTTACGCTCTTTCCTCGATGCATCGCCGGATCTGGTGTTTTATCGCAATGAAGATAAAGCATTTTCCGGCTGCAACCGCGCCATGGAACTGTTGACCGGTAAAAGCGAAAAACAGCTGATCGGATTACAGCCGCATGACGTGTATGCCCCGGAAGCGGCGGAAAAAGTCATTGAAACCGATGAGAAAGTCTTCCGCCATAATGTCTCCCTGACCTATGAACAGTGGCTGGATTATCCCGACGGGCGCAAAGCCTGTTTTGAAATTCGTAAAGTGCCTTATTACGATCGCGTGGGGAAACGCCACGGATTAATGGGCTTTGGCCGCGATATTACCGAACGTAAGCGCTATCAGGACGCGCTGGAACGGCGAGCCGCGATAAGACGACCTTTATCTCAACAATCAGTCATGAGTTGCGTACGCCGCTTAACGGCATCGTCGGCCTTAGCCGTATTCTGCTGGATACGGATCTGA
- a CDS encoding putative radical SAM protein, translated as MQLQKLVNMFGGDLSRRYGQKVHKLTLHGGFSCPNRDGTLGRGGCTFCNVASFADEAQQHRSIAEQLADQARLVNRARRYLAYFQAYTSTFAEVQLLRSMYQQAIEQANVVGLCVGTRPDCVPESVLDLLCGYREQGYEVWLELGLQTANDKTLHRINRGHDFACYQKTASLARKRGLKVCTHLIVGLPGEGQQDALNTLEKVVETGTDGIKLHPLHIVTGSIMAKAWAAGRLNAIALEDYTTIAGEMIRHTPPEIIYHRISASARRPTLLAPLWCENRWTGMVEIDRYLVREGVQGRR; from the coding sequence CAAAAATTAGTCAATATGTTTGGCGGCGATCTTTCACGTCGCTACGGACAAAAAGTTCATAAGCTCACTTTGCATGGCGGTTTTAGCTGCCCTAACCGCGATGGCACCCTCGGGCGCGGCGGCTGCACCTTTTGTAATGTCGCCTCCTTTGCTGACGAAGCGCAACAGCATCGAAGCATTGCCGAACAGCTGGCCGACCAGGCGCGCCTGGTGAATCGCGCCAGACGCTATCTCGCTTATTTTCAGGCATACACCAGCACCTTTGCGGAAGTGCAACTGCTGCGCAGCATGTATCAACAGGCTATCGAACAGGCCAACGTGGTGGGGTTATGCGTGGGAACGCGCCCGGACTGCGTACCGGAAAGCGTGCTGGACCTGCTGTGCGGTTATCGGGAGCAGGGTTATGAAGTCTGGCTGGAGCTCGGTCTGCAAACGGCGAATGATAAAACGCTGCACCGTATTAACCGTGGCCACGATTTCGCCTGTTATCAGAAGACGGCCAGCCTCGCCCGCAAGCGTGGTTTGAAAGTCTGCACGCACCTGATTGTCGGTTTGCCCGGGGAAGGGCAGCAGGACGCGCTGAACACGCTGGAGAAAGTGGTGGAAACCGGTACGGACGGTATCAAGCTTCACCCTCTGCATATCGTTACCGGCAGTATTATGGCGAAAGCCTGGGCCGCAGGACGGCTTAATGCTATCGCCCTTGAGGATTACACCACCATCGCCGGCGAGATGATCCGTCATACTCCGCCGGAGATTATCTATCACCGCATTTCCGCCAGTGCGCGTCGTCCTACCCTGTTAGCGCCACTGTGGTGCGAAAACCGCTGGACCGGGATGGTAGAGATTGACCGTTACCTGGTTCGGGAAGGCGTGCAGGGTCGGCGTTAG